Proteins encoded within one genomic window of Gammaproteobacteria bacterium:
- a CDS encoding UDP-2,3-diacylglucosamine diphosphatase — translation MTGALFVSDLHLDAGRPRATAAFRDFLAGDARDASHLYILGDLFEFWIGDDDDRPLAREVTGALAAYTRAGNACSVMRGNRDFLLGPRFAAMTGARLLPDPCVQEVGGEPVLLMHGDLLCTDDHSYQRYRKRISNPWLQRLFLSLPRSWRRAAGAEGRRRSRRHAIGRPAAFMDVNAATVADAMRQAGVRTLVHGHTHRPAIHRLEIDGKPATRAVLGDWYEQGSVLAWSATGPELHSRAFG, via the coding sequence GTGACCGGCGCCCTGTTCGTCTCGGACCTTCACCTCGACGCCGGGAGGCCGCGTGCCACGGCCGCCTTCCGCGACTTCCTCGCAGGCGATGCCCGTGACGCCAGTCACCTCTACATCCTCGGCGACCTCTTCGAATTCTGGATCGGCGACGACGACGACCGGCCGCTGGCGCGCGAGGTGACCGGCGCGCTCGCTGCCTACACGCGTGCCGGCAACGCCTGCAGCGTGATGCGCGGCAACCGCGACTTCCTCCTCGGGCCGCGTTTCGCCGCCATGACCGGGGCGCGCCTGCTGCCTGATCCCTGCGTGCAAGAGGTCGGCGGCGAGCCTGTGCTGCTGATGCACGGCGACCTGCTGTGCACCGATGACCACTCGTACCAGCGCTACCGCAAGCGCATCAGCAATCCCTGGCTGCAGCGGCTGTTCCTTTCCCTGCCGCGGTCATGGCGACGCGCCGCCGGGGCCGAGGGCCGGCGGCGCAGCCGGCGTCATGCCATCGGCCGGCCGGCAGCGTTCATGGATGTCAATGCAGCGACCGTTGCCGATGCCATGCGCCAGGCTGGAGTCCGCACCCTGGTGCACGGCCACACGCACCGGCCTGCCATCCACCGGTTGGAGATCGATGGCAAGCCGGCGACCAGGGCGGTGCTGGGGGACTGGTACGAACAGGGCAGCGTGCTCGCCTGGTCGGCGACAGGCCCCGAGCTGCACTCACGCGCCTTCGGCTGA
- a CDS encoding uracil-DNA glycosylase family protein — MPETLPQLLARIRRCTHCASALPHGPRPVLQAHRHARLRIVGQAPGRKVHETGIPWNDASGDRLRDWLGLTREQFYDPRKIAIVPMGFCYPGKAASGDSPPRPECAPRWHGRLDAHLPDIALTLLIGQYAQAYYLGPRRKATLGRTVRAWKEYLPLGYLPLAHPSPRNQPWLAQNPWFEKSLVVELRRLVQAMEL, encoded by the coding sequence ATGCCGGAGACGCTGCCACAGCTGCTGGCCCGCATCCGCCGATGCACGCATTGCGCGTCAGCCCTGCCCCACGGCCCGCGCCCCGTGCTGCAGGCGCATCGCCATGCGCGCCTGCGCATTGTCGGCCAGGCACCCGGCCGCAAGGTGCACGAGACCGGCATTCCGTGGAACGACGCCTCCGGTGACCGGCTGCGCGACTGGCTCGGGCTGACACGCGAGCAGTTCTACGACCCGCGCAAGATCGCCATCGTGCCGATGGGCTTCTGCTATCCGGGCAAGGCCGCATCCGGCGACAGTCCGCCGAGGCCGGAATGCGCCCCGCGCTGGCATGGCAGGCTGGATGCCCACTTGCCCGACATCGCCCTGACCCTGCTGATCGGGCAGTACGCGCAGGCGTATTACCTCGGGCCACGGCGCAAGGCCACGCTGGGCAGGACGGTCCGGGCCTGGAAAGAATATCTGCCGCTGGGTTACCTGCCGCTGGCGCATCCGTCCCCGCGCAACCAGCCATGGCTGGCGCAGAACCCGTGGTTCGAGAAGTCACTGGTGGTGGAACTGCGCCGCCTGGTGCAGGCCATGGAACTCTAG
- the purF gene encoding amidophosphoribosyltransferase — MCGIVGIVAQRPVNQALYDALTVLQHRGQDAAGISTEHEGTLYSRKALGLVRDVFQERHMLRLKGNMGIGHTRYPTAGCSSSSEAQPFYVNSPYGICLAHNGNLTNATELKELLVNNDRRHLNTGSDTEALLNVFADELQRQNGATLTPQAVFAAVAGVHRRCRGGYAVVAMILGHGIVAFRDPNGIRPVCLGQRNGEEGIEYMVASESVAMDALDFRLVGDITPGEAVYIEADGRLHRHQCGGPRSYTPCIFEFVYFARPDSIIDRISVYKSRLRMGERLAEKILRERPQHDIDVVIPIPDSSRTSALEVAHRLGVKYREGFIKNRYIGRTFIMPGQALRRQSVRRKLNAIDLEFRDKNVLLVDDSIVRGTTSRQIIEMAREAGARRVYFASASPPVRYPNVYGIDMPVTRELVAAGRSEEEVARFIGADWLIYQDLDDLVRAVRYDNGDIAEFDTSCFSGRYVTGDVSPAYLARLEAERCDDARTSREQAIDDGHDDDAAGVDEFPSRPRAGVA, encoded by the coding sequence GTGTGTGGCATCGTCGGCATCGTGGCGCAGCGGCCGGTCAACCAGGCGCTGTATGACGCGCTGACGGTGCTCCAGCACCGCGGCCAGGATGCCGCCGGCATCAGTACCGAACACGAAGGCACGCTCTACAGCCGCAAGGCGCTCGGCCTCGTGCGCGACGTGTTCCAGGAACGCCACATGCTGCGCCTCAAGGGCAACATGGGCATCGGCCATACGCGCTACCCGACTGCCGGCTGCTCGAGTTCCTCGGAAGCCCAGCCGTTCTACGTGAATTCGCCCTACGGCATCTGCCTCGCCCACAACGGCAACCTCACCAACGCAACCGAGCTCAAGGAACTGCTGGTGAACAACGACCGGCGTCACCTGAACACCGGCTCGGACACCGAGGCACTCCTCAACGTCTTCGCCGACGAGCTGCAGCGGCAGAACGGCGCGACGCTCACGCCGCAGGCGGTGTTCGCCGCGGTGGCCGGCGTGCACCGGCGCTGCCGCGGCGGCTATGCCGTGGTGGCCATGATCCTCGGCCACGGCATCGTCGCCTTCCGCGACCCGAACGGCATCCGTCCAGTGTGCCTCGGCCAGAGGAACGGCGAGGAGGGCATCGAGTACATGGTGGCCTCCGAGAGCGTGGCCATGGACGCGCTGGACTTCCGCCTCGTGGGTGACATTACCCCGGGCGAGGCGGTGTACATCGAGGCCGACGGACGGCTGCACCGCCACCAGTGCGGCGGCCCGCGCAGCTACACCCCCTGCATCTTCGAGTTCGTCTACTTTGCTCGTCCCGATTCCATCATCGACCGCATCTCCGTCTACAAGTCCCGGTTGCGCATGGGCGAGCGCCTGGCGGAGAAGATCCTGCGCGAGCGGCCGCAGCACGATATCGACGTGGTCATTCCCATCCCGGACTCCAGCCGTACCAGTGCGCTCGAGGTGGCCCACCGCCTCGGCGTGAAGTACCGGGAGGGATTCATCAAGAACCGCTACATCGGCCGCACCTTCATCATGCCCGGCCAGGCGCTGCGCCGGCAGTCGGTGCGCCGCAAGCTCAACGCCATCGACCTCGAGTTCCGCGACAAGAACGTGCTGCTGGTCGACGATTCCATCGTGCGCGGCACGACCTCGCGGCAGATCATCGAGATGGCGCGGGAAGCCGGTGCGCGCCGCGTGTACTTCGCCTCGGCATCGCCCCCGGTGCGTTATCCCAACGTCTACGGCATCGACATGCCGGTGACCCGCGAGCTGGTGGCCGCCGGTCGTTCGGAGGAGGAGGTGGCGCGCTTCATCGGCGCCGACTGGCTGATCTACCAGGACCTCGATGACCTGGTGCGTGCGGTGCGTTACGACAACGGCGACATCGCCGAATTCGATACCTCCTGCTTCTCGGGGCGCTACGTGACCGGTGACGTCAGCCCGGCCTACCTGGCGCGGCTCGAGGCCGAGCGCTGTGACGATGCCCGGACCTCGCGCGAGCAGGCCATCGACGACGGCCATGACGACGATGCCGCCGGAGTCGACGAGTTCCCGTCACGTCCGCGCGCCGGTGTGGCCTGA
- a CDS encoding SPOR domain-containing protein: MERKLQERMIGATVLVIALVIIGPLVLDGGPQRELDTDAIPGQRSDELHTHTFDLRAPDATAAAAVTATPAPALAPAAGPAPAAAPPVQAGPAEPAGTPTEAPVVEPPPPVVKPPPTKVAAAEPPVAAAAAPSAPRPEAGGTWLVQVGTFSQKRNADKLVATLKARGFAASLSTSASGGRTLHRVRVGPAGSRESATALAGRLAAAGHPGQPVAQ, from the coding sequence ATGGAGCGAAAACTGCAGGAGCGGATGATCGGTGCAACCGTCCTGGTGATTGCCCTCGTCATTATCGGCCCGCTGGTGCTCGATGGCGGACCGCAGCGCGAACTGGACACGGACGCCATTCCCGGCCAGCGCAGCGACGAGCTTCACACCCACACGTTCGACTTGCGCGCACCGGATGCCACTGCGGCAGCGGCCGTGACGGCCACGCCCGCGCCGGCCCTTGCACCCGCCGCGGGCCCGGCCCCGGCAGCCGCGCCGCCCGTGCAAGCCGGCCCTGCCGAGCCCGCCGGGACGCCGACGGAAGCGCCGGTCGTGGAGCCGCCGCCCCCGGTCGTGAAGCCGCCGCCCACGAAGGTCGCGGCTGCGGAGCCCCCGGTAGCCGCTGCCGCGGCTCCATCGGCCCCGCGCCCGGAGGCCGGCGGCACCTGGCTGGTCCAGGTCGGCACGTTCAGCCAGAAGCGCAACGCGGACAAGCTGGTGGCAACGCTCAAGGCCCGGGGCTTTGCCGCATCACTCAGCACCTCGGCCAGCGGCGGCCGCACGCTCCACCGGGTCCGCGTGGGGCCTGCAGGCAGCCGTGAGTCAGCCACTGCCCTGGCGGGACGTCTTGCCGCGGCAGGCCACCCCGGGCAGCCCGTGGCGCAATGA
- a CDS encoding DUF488 domain-containing protein — MSRQPAPQHGPWRAGTIFTVGHSTLPIGQFIDLLRSYGIACLADIRTVPRSRHNPQFNSDALAASLRAEAIDYLPMPALGGLRHARRDSANTGWRNKSFRGYADYMQTASFQQALGSLIDASRERRVAIMCAEAVPWRCHRSLVADALCVHGIPVIEILPAGSCREHRLTPFARVDGTAISYPPQQASLL, encoded by the coding sequence ATGAGCAGGCAGCCTGCACCGCAGCACGGGCCGTGGCGCGCAGGCACCATATTCACGGTCGGGCACTCGACGCTGCCGATCGGGCAGTTCATCGACCTGCTGCGGTCCTATGGCATCGCATGCCTGGCCGATATCCGCACGGTGCCGCGCTCGCGGCACAACCCGCAGTTCAACAGCGATGCCCTTGCGGCGAGCCTGCGGGCGGAGGCCATCGACTACCTGCCGATGCCGGCCCTGGGCGGGCTCCGGCACGCCCGCAGGGACTCGGCCAATACCGGCTGGCGGAACAAGAGCTTCCGTGGCTACGCCGACTACATGCAGACGGCATCGTTCCAGCAGGCACTGGGCTCGCTGATCGATGCAAGCCGCGAGCGCCGGGTGGCGATCATGTGCGCGGAAGCCGTTCCCTGGCGCTGCCATCGCTCGCTGGTGGCCGATGCGCTCTGCGTGCATGGCATCCCGGTCATCGAGATACTCCCGGCCGGCAGCTGCCGTGAACACCGGCTGACGCCTTTTGCACGCGTCGACGGCACGGCGATCTCCTACCCGCCGCAGCAAGCCAGCCTGCTGTAA
- a CDS encoding DUF2945 domain-containing protein, translating to MAKRFRVGDHVSWNSEAGRVRGRIIKVHVRDVVFKGYTHHASTDEPQYEIRSDQTDHVAMHKGRVLRKLRSRVD from the coding sequence ATGGCAAAGCGCTTCAGGGTCGGCGATCACGTGTCCTGGAACTCCGAGGCCGGGCGTGTGCGTGGCCGGATCATCAAGGTCCACGTTCGCGACGTGGTCTTCAAGGGCTATACGCACCACGCCAGCACGGACGAGCCGCAGTACGAGATCCGGAGCGACCAGACCGACCACGTCGCCATGCACAAGGGGCGGGTCCTGCGGAAATTGCGCAGCCGAGTCGACTAG
- a CDS encoding protein kinase has translation MAAPRIFIIDDHADFRRLLGHHISARWPAAELQYYDPVISGRLPLAFSGAGSDVVLLGHPAAHGDALDWLRQLRRVPRFPPVIFLGNGDERQIVAAIKAGAEDYIAKATLSHSRLVEALEGVLPGGKGHEAGRTRLPAAAPGTVPGLPGYELVRSLSEGDISSVYLGRERAGGRTAVLKVLRQVPDAGTDKHFDRFLQEYELIARIDHPNVVRIFDLGVADDHAYIAMEYCSRGSLKRRITAGMSSEQAFAWMRVIAGALAALHAVGIYHRDLKPTNVMFREDDSLVLIDFGLAKQAQFKAGITGTGAIFGTPYYMSPEQGNGSIVDQRSDIYSLGVVFYEMLTGTKPFDGEVAMAVIIQHREAPVPRLPGTLARFQPAIDRMLAKQPDDRFQSAEEILAWRPANLAVASAEGA, from the coding sequence ATGGCTGCGCCGCGCATCTTCATCATCGATGACCATGCCGATTTCCGGCGGCTGCTGGGGCATCACATTTCAGCGCGCTGGCCGGCTGCGGAGCTGCAGTACTACGACCCGGTGATCTCCGGCCGGCTGCCGCTGGCGTTCTCCGGCGCCGGCAGTGATGTCGTGCTGCTCGGCCATCCGGCGGCTCACGGCGATGCCCTGGACTGGCTGCGCCAGCTGCGTCGTGTGCCGCGTTTTCCACCGGTGATCTTTCTCGGCAACGGCGATGAGCGGCAGATCGTCGCCGCCATCAAGGCCGGCGCCGAGGACTACATCGCCAAGGCGACGCTGAGCCACTCGCGGCTGGTGGAGGCGCTGGAGGGAGTACTGCCGGGCGGCAAGGGCCACGAGGCGGGCAGGACGCGCCTGCCGGCAGCGGCGCCGGGGACGGTGCCGGGCTTGCCCGGCTACGAGCTGGTCCGCAGCCTGAGCGAGGGCGACATCTCCTCGGTCTATCTCGGGAGGGAACGCGCCGGAGGCCGCACTGCCGTGCTCAAGGTGTTGCGCCAGGTGCCGGACGCCGGTACCGACAAGCACTTCGACCGCTTCCTGCAGGAGTACGAGCTCATCGCGCGCATCGACCATCCCAACGTCGTGCGCATCTTCGACCTCGGGGTGGCCGACGACCATGCCTACATCGCCATGGAGTACTGCAGCCGCGGCAGCCTCAAGCGGCGCATCACCGCGGGCATGAGCAGCGAGCAGGCCTTCGCCTGGATGCGGGTCATCGCCGGCGCGCTCGCGGCGCTGCACGCCGTGGGCATCTACCACCGGGACCTGAAGCCCACGAACGTCATGTTCCGCGAGGATGACAGTCTGGTGCTGATCGACTTCGGGCTCGCCAAGCAGGCCCAGTTCAAGGCGGGCATCACCGGCACCGGTGCGATTTTCGGCACGCCGTACTACATGAGTCCCGAACAGGGCAATGGCAGCATCGTCGACCAGCGCAGCGACATCTACAGCCTTGGCGTGGTGTTCTACGAGATGCTGACCGGAACCAAGCCGTTCGACGGGGAGGTGGCGATGGCGGTCATCATCCAGCACCGCGAGGCGCCGGTGCCCCGCCTGCCAGGTACCCTGGCCCGCTTCCAGCCCGCCATCGACCGCATGCTGGCCAAGCAGCCCGATGACCGCTTCCAGTCCGCCGAGGAGATCCTTGCCTGGCGTCCCGCCAACCTGGCCGTGGCTTCAGCCGAAGGCGCGTGA
- a CDS encoding CvpA family protein, with protein MTTLDYALILIVAGSAAVGLFRGLFREAMSLATWIAAVWAAGRYSDWLVPYMARWIESPVLDLWAARLVVLIGVLLLGGILTWLVSMALHAGRLGGPDRAAGMAFGVARGVLLAGVVLVVLRVAGLDREPWWQGSKLVPYAAPVADALREVAEHGLDRPGSLSTPQPGDRLPGRIGT; from the coding sequence ATGACGACCCTGGACTACGCCTTGATCCTCATCGTCGCCGGATCGGCGGCGGTAGGGCTCTTCCGCGGCCTGTTCCGCGAAGCGATGTCGCTGGCGACCTGGATCGCGGCCGTGTGGGCGGCGGGACGGTATTCGGACTGGCTGGTGCCCTACATGGCCCGCTGGATCGAGAGCCCGGTGCTGGATCTCTGGGCCGCACGACTGGTGGTGCTCATTGGCGTGCTGCTGCTGGGGGGCATCCTCACCTGGCTGGTATCCATGGCGCTGCACGCCGGCCGGCTTGGCGGCCCCGACCGCGCGGCCGGCATGGCCTTTGGCGTCGCGCGCGGCGTGCTGCTGGCGGGAGTGGTGCTGGTGGTGCTGCGCGTGGCCGGACTGGACCGCGAACCTTGGTGGCAGGGGTCGAAACTGGTACCGTATGCGGCGCCCGTGGCCGACGCCCTGCGAGAGGTGGCGGAACACGGCCTCGACAGGCCGGGATCGCTGTCGACCCCGCAGCCGGGGGACCGGCTACCCGGCCGGATCGGTACCTAG
- a CDS encoding peptidyl-prolyl cis-trans isomerase has protein sequence MRPCRCRPRAWLALALAMLGGTVLAAPPRVRIETSAGNIVVQLEPERAPLSVKNFLQYATDGFYTGTIFHRVVTGFIIQGGGYQEDLTLKPARPSIANESGNGLSNHRGTIAMARSADPHSADAQFYFNLADNVTLDPKPTRWGYAVFGEVTEGMEVVDDIGHRATSVRNDLADVPVKPVVIRKVVVLPDPEP, from the coding sequence ATGCGCCCCTGCCGTTGCCGCCCGCGCGCCTGGTTGGCCCTGGCCCTGGCAATGCTCGGTGGCACCGTGCTGGCCGCGCCGCCGCGGGTGCGCATCGAGACCAGCGCCGGCAACATCGTCGTGCAGCTCGAGCCCGAACGCGCGCCACTCTCCGTGAAGAACTTCCTGCAGTACGCCACCGACGGCTTCTACACCGGCACGATCTTCCACCGCGTCGTCACCGGCTTCATCATCCAGGGCGGCGGCTACCAGGAGGACCTGACGCTGAAGCCGGCACGCCCGTCCATCGCCAATGAATCCGGCAACGGGCTGTCGAACCACCGCGGCACGATCGCCATGGCACGCAGTGCCGACCCCCACTCCGCCGATGCCCAGTTCTACTTCAACCTGGCGGACAACGTGACACTGGACCCCAAGCCCACCCGCTGGGGCTATGCGGTCTTCGGCGAGGTGACCGAGGGCATGGAGGTGGTCGATGACATCGGCCACCGCGCCACCAGCGTGCGCAACGACCTGGCCGATGTACCCGTAAAGCCGGTCGTCATCCGCAAGGTGGTGGTACTCCCGGACCCGGAGCCGTGA
- the folD gene encoding bifunctional methylenetetrahydrofolate dehydrogenase/methenyltetrahydrofolate cyclohydrolase FolD: MPARLIDGRAISREIRTEIRARIEARCAAGHRAPGLAVILVGNDPASHIYVRNKRTACEEVGIAARDYDLPASTSEAELLALIARLNDDPAIDGILVQFPLPAHINEPAVIEHIDPVKDVDGFHPYTVGRLAQRIPMLRPCTPFGVMTLLRRIGVEPKGQHAVVVGASNHVGRPLALEFLLAGATTTVAHRFTRDLPACVGSADILAVAVGKPRLIPGEWIRPGAVVLDIGITRLPDGKLAGDVDFASASERASWITPVPGGVGPMTVATLLQNTLSAAIAGTSLLDVAPGSRAGVA; the protein is encoded by the coding sequence ATGCCCGCCCGACTCATCGATGGACGCGCGATTTCCCGGGAGATCCGTACGGAGATCCGCGCGCGCATCGAGGCACGCTGCGCCGCGGGCCACAGGGCTCCCGGCCTGGCGGTGATCCTGGTGGGCAACGATCCGGCCTCGCACATCTACGTGCGCAACAAGCGCACCGCCTGCGAGGAAGTCGGCATCGCCGCCCGGGACTACGATCTGCCGGCCAGTACCAGCGAGGCGGAGCTCCTCGCCCTCATCGCCAGGCTGAACGACGACCCGGCCATCGACGGCATCCTGGTACAGTTTCCTCTGCCCGCCCACATCAACGAGCCGGCGGTCATCGAGCACATCGATCCGGTCAAGGATGTCGATGGCTTCCACCCGTATACCGTCGGCCGGCTCGCCCAGCGCATCCCGATGCTGCGCCCGTGCACGCCATTCGGCGTCATGACCCTGCTGCGGCGGATCGGCGTGGAGCCGAAGGGTCAGCATGCCGTGGTCGTCGGCGCCTCAAACCATGTCGGTCGCCCGTTGGCGCTGGAGTTCCTGCTGGCCGGAGCCACCACCACCGTTGCCCACCGCTTCACGCGCGACCTGCCTGCCTGCGTGGGGAGCGCCGACATCCTGGCCGTGGCCGTCGGCAAGCCACGGCTGATTCCCGGGGAGTGGATCAGGCCCGGCGCGGTGGTGCTGGACATCGGCATCACGCGCCTGCCCGATGGCAAGCTCGCCGGTGACGTTGATTTCGCTTCCGCCAGCGAACGCGCCTCCTGGATCACGCCGGTGCCGGGGGGCGTCGGACCAATGACCGTGGCAACCCTGCTGCAGAACACGCTGAGCGCCGCCATCGCCGGCACCAGCCTGCTCGACGTGGCCCCGGGCAGCCGCGCCGGAGTAGCCTGA
- a CDS encoding trigger factor: MQVSLETGAGLERRLRIRVPASRVEQELDARFRSAARTVRLKGFRPGKVPDGVVRQRFGPQIRQEVIQDMVQSSYSEAIAREKLRPAGSPRIESEPEVPGEGIAYTAIFEVYPEFSVAGVDSMVVERAEVTVTEADIDQTIERLRRQRGQWQPAGRAAAAGDRVVVDFSGTLRGEPVEGGKAERFAVVIGEGRMLAGFESGLIGTTEGTDKTFDVAFPDDYYEEKLRGQTVTFQVHVHEVTALELPAVDADFFRQFDVASGDLAEFRRLVRENLEREALAKVQAEMRRQLIEQLLAANPVDVPAVMVSREAASLQSEAARSVGAAQGQAGGAYDEVARRRVRVGLILSELVREQSIVADPVRIEQKLDDLCRSYDQPAEVRRLYQQNPDLMAQVENSVIEEQVMAWLMDKARITTRSVAFGQLMGV; the protein is encoded by the coding sequence GTGCAGGTTTCATTGGAGACGGGAGCGGGACTGGAACGGCGACTGCGGATCCGGGTGCCGGCATCCCGCGTGGAGCAGGAACTGGACGCGCGGTTCAGGTCAGCCGCCCGGACCGTGCGGCTCAAGGGCTTCCGCCCCGGCAAGGTTCCGGACGGCGTGGTGCGGCAGCGCTTCGGGCCGCAGATCCGCCAGGAAGTCATCCAGGACATGGTCCAGTCCAGCTATTCCGAGGCCATCGCCCGCGAGAAGCTGCGGCCAGCGGGCAGCCCGCGCATCGAGAGCGAGCCCGAGGTACCCGGTGAGGGCATCGCCTACACCGCCATCTTCGAGGTCTACCCGGAGTTCAGCGTCGCCGGAGTCGACAGCATGGTTGTCGAGAGGGCCGAGGTCACCGTCACCGAGGCCGACATCGATCAGACCATCGAGCGGCTGCGGCGGCAGCGGGGCCAGTGGCAGCCGGCAGGCCGGGCAGCCGCAGCCGGGGATCGCGTAGTCGTGGATTTCTCCGGCACGCTCAGGGGTGAACCGGTGGAGGGTGGCAAGGCCGAACGCTTCGCCGTCGTGATCGGTGAAGGCCGCATGCTGGCCGGGTTCGAATCCGGTCTCATCGGCACCACCGAGGGGACCGACAAGACCTTCGACGTGGCATTCCCCGACGACTACTACGAGGAAAAGCTGCGGGGCCAGACGGTGACCTTCCAGGTGCACGTCCACGAGGTGACGGCGCTGGAGTTGCCGGCGGTGGATGCGGATTTCTTCCGCCAGTTCGATGTTGCCAGCGGCGACCTGGCCGAATTCCGCAGGCTGGTTCGCGAGAACCTGGAGCGGGAAGCGCTGGCCAAGGTACAGGCGGAGATGCGCCGCCAGCTCATCGAGCAGCTGTTGGCGGCCAATCCGGTGGATGTGCCTGCGGTCATGGTGTCCCGCGAAGCGGCCAGCCTGCAGTCCGAGGCTGCGCGCAGCGTTGGCGCGGCTCAGGGCCAGGCGGGCGGTGCCTACGACGAGGTGGCACGACGGCGGGTTCGCGTCGGCCTGATCCTCAGTGAGCTGGTCAGGGAGCAGTCCATCGTCGCCGACCCGGTGCGGATCGAGCAGAAACTGGACGATCTATGCCGCAGCTACGACCAGCCCGCCGAGGTGCGCAGGCTCTACCAGCAGAATCCCGACCTGATGGCCCAGGTCGAGAATTCGGTGATCGAGGAGCAGGTCATGGCCTGGCTCATGGACAAGGCCAGGATCACCACCCGGAGCGTCGCTTTCGGGCAGCTGATGGGCGTATAG
- a CDS encoding bifunctional folylpolyglutamate synthase/dihydrofolate synthase: MPPGRRSLQEWLHWQESLHPRWMDLDLGRVREVHGRLAVPRPAGPVFTVAGTNGKGSTVALLEAFLRSAGRRTGVYTSPHLITYNERIRVDGADVADDSLLAAFGRIEAVRDEVPLTFFEFGTLAALLVFADAACDCWVLEVGMGGRLDAVNIVEPDYALITTVGLDHQEFLGDTVEEIAAEKAGILRRGCVALYGDEPVPAAVREAALRLGLRLRSPGAGFSLAATRPLWSWRGERQLLEGLQYPPGGTIAQLRNISLVLAALEQHDARLIAGAAAVNAIIATARPPGRFQLLRREHEWVLDVAHNPQAVATLREQLATLPQAAHTTVVIGLLGDKSLEAFVASLGDLASRWVTCSVDDPRARDGASIAARLRDLAVVDVVAAGTVIDALEQARALAPAGGRIVVCGSFRVVGPALRWLGIY, translated from the coding sequence GTGCCTCCCGGACGGCGTTCCCTGCAGGAGTGGCTCCACTGGCAGGAGTCGCTGCATCCACGCTGGATGGATCTCGACCTCGGCCGGGTGCGCGAGGTCCACGGCAGGCTCGCGGTGCCGCGTCCGGCCGGGCCGGTGTTCACCGTGGCCGGCACCAATGGCAAGGGGTCGACGGTGGCGCTGCTGGAGGCCTTCCTGCGCTCGGCCGGCCGGCGCACCGGCGTCTACACCTCGCCGCACCTCATCACCTACAACGAGCGCATCCGGGTGGATGGCGCCGACGTGGCCGACGACAGCCTGCTGGCCGCGTTCGGGCGCATCGAGGCGGTTCGGGACGAGGTGCCGCTCACGTTCTTCGAGTTCGGCACCCTGGCGGCGCTGCTGGTGTTTGCGGACGCCGCCTGCGACTGCTGGGTCCTCGAAGTGGGCATGGGCGGGCGGCTCGACGCCGTGAACATCGTCGAGCCCGACTATGCACTGATCACCACCGTGGGTCTCGACCACCAGGAGTTCCTCGGCGATACGGTGGAGGAGATCGCGGCCGAGAAGGCCGGCATCCTGCGGCGGGGCTGTGTCGCGCTGTACGGCGACGAGCCGGTCCCGGCAGCGGTCCGGGAAGCGGCCTTGCGGCTCGGCCTCCGGCTGCGCAGCCCCGGCGCCGGTTTCAGCCTGGCGGCCACCAGGCCCCTTTGGTCCTGGAGAGGCGAACGCCAGCTGCTGGAAGGACTGCAATACCCGCCGGGGGGCACGATCGCGCAGTTGCGCAACATCAGCCTGGTGCTGGCCGCCCTCGAGCAGCATGACGCCAGGCTCATTGCCGGGGCAGCGGCCGTCAACGCCATCATCGCCACCGCCCGCCCGCCGGGACGGTTCCAGCTGCTGCGGCGCGAGCACGAGTGGGTGCTGGACGTGGCGCACAACCCGCAGGCGGTGGCGACGCTGCGCGAGCAGCTGGCGACGTTGCCGCAGGCGGCGCATACCACCGTGGTGATCGGCCTGCTCGGCGACAAGAGCCTGGAAGCCTTCGTCGCCTCGCTTGGGGACCTGGCCAGCCGTTGGGTGACCTGCAGCGTCGACGATCCGCGCGCCCGCGATGGCGCCAGCATCGCTGCAAGGTTGCGCGACCTCGCTGTCGTCGACGTCGTCGCCGCAGGCACCGTCATCGATGCACTGGAGCAGGCGCGTGCCCTGGCACCTGCCGGTGGCCGCATTGTCGTCTGTGGTTCCTTCCGCGTGGTCGGCCCCGCGCTCCGGTGGCTTGGCATATACTGA